Proteins encoded within one genomic window of Trichomycterus rosablanca isolate fTriRos1 chromosome 7, fTriRos1.hap1, whole genome shotgun sequence:
- the LOC134318592 gene encoding phospholipase A and acyltransferase 4-like translates to MDYKEQAAELEASAQFGDLIEFLYPIGYSHWGVYDGDGYVIHFAVADETNLMNSFRNCLQAMFPVCGDLLLGETCIRRQLLTDVNVPKGARLSVNNTCHGLEPSELLEIKKRRDVLLDRELPYKIFTLNCEHFATYVRYGKSVCNQIPKRAKNKECAEATKVFADIVWKETS, encoded by the exons ATGGACTATAAAGAGCAG GCTGCTGAGCTCGAAGCCTCCGCCCAGTTCGGAGATCTGATCGAGTTCTTGTATCCGATTGGTTACTCGCACTGGGGCGTGTACGACGGAGACGGGTATGTCATTCACTTCGCAGTCGCAG ATGAAACCAACCTGATGAACAGCTTTCGTAACTGCCTGCAGGCCATGTTCCCGGTTTGCGGAGACCTCCTGCTCGGAGAGACGTGCATCCGGCGTCAGCTCCTGACGGACGTCAACGTTCCCAAAGGGGCCCGCCTGTCCGTGAACAACACCTGCCACGGCCTGGAACCCTCCGAGCTGCTGGAGATCAAGAAGCGACGTGACGTTCTGCTGGACAGAGAGCTTCCGTACAAGATCTTCACGCTGAACTGCGAACACTTCGCTACGTACGTGCGCTACGGGAAATCCGTGTGTAACCAG ATCCCAAAACGGGCCAAAAACAAAGAATGTGCGGAGGCGACCAAAGTGTTTGCAGACATCGTGTGGAAGGAGACATCGTGA